The uncultured Hyphomonas sp. genome includes a window with the following:
- the grxD gene encoding Grx4 family monothiol glutaredoxin, giving the protein MTDQATLDAIKTAVESNDVVLFMKGTPTFPQCGFSSVVVQVLDYLGVEYVATNVLENQAVREGIKVYSEWPTIPQLYVKGEFVGGCDIIKEMFESGELRDFLKEKGIELEEA; this is encoded by the coding sequence ATGACCGACCAAGCCACGCTCGACGCCATCAAGACGGCTGTAGAAAGCAATGACGTTGTCCTTTTCATGAAAGGCACACCGACCTTCCCGCAGTGTGGCTTCTCATCCGTTGTGGTGCAGGTGCTGGACTATCTGGGCGTTGAGTATGTCGCGACGAATGTTCTGGAAAACCAGGCCGTCCGCGAAGGCATCAAGGTCTATTCGGAATGGCCAACGATCCCTCAGCTATATGTGAAGGGTGAGTTCGTCGGCGGCTGCGACATCATCAAGGAAATGTTCGAAAGCGGCGAACTGCGCGATTTCCTGAAGGAAAAAGGTATCGAGCTGGAAGAGGCTTAA
- a CDS encoding DUF4062 domain-containing protein: MAKPRVFISSTYYDLKHIRSAIEGFIHRYGFEPIMSEKGSIGYVHDQSLDESCYQAASKSDIFVMVVGGRYGAAASDQTSENEDDFFDRYDSITKRELQAAIKADIPVYIFLDAGVSAEYNVFTRNRENTDISYANVDSQNIFHLIDEIYSLKRNNQVFVFERYSEIEDYLKIQWASLFLELLQSRRTEATGREISLELEKLSDMSDTLKFYLENLVSRESSGDELILDQNKKLKKRFLRTAFKASYLWTMLQKEGSSVESDDELLDEIIEIVKLSNDPEKFKIQIDPLKPNLSSVGLSILYGGYDKMMNPTISWALDEARDLIEEYAD, from the coding sequence ATGGCAAAGCCTAGAGTTTTTATTAGCTCTACATACTACGATCTCAAACACATTCGGTCAGCTATAGAAGGCTTTATCCACAGATATGGGTTTGAACCAATAATGTCTGAAAAAGGCAGCATTGGTTATGTTCACGACCAATCATTGGACGAATCCTGTTATCAGGCAGCATCGAAATCAGACATATTCGTTATGGTTGTTGGCGGGCGTTATGGCGCTGCAGCAAGTGATCAAACATCTGAGAATGAGGATGACTTTTTTGATCGATACGACAGCATCACCAAACGAGAACTACAGGCTGCAATAAAGGCCGATATTCCGGTATACATTTTCTTAGATGCAGGAGTTAGCGCTGAATACAACGTGTTTACGCGCAACCGGGAAAATACAGACATCAGCTACGCCAATGTCGATAGCCAAAATATATTTCACCTCATCGACGAAATATACAGCCTTAAGAGAAACAATCAGGTTTTCGTATTTGAAAGATACTCTGAAATTGAGGATTACTTAAAAATTCAGTGGGCCAGCTTGTTCTTGGAACTTTTGCAGTCTCGAAGAACAGAAGCGACCGGAAGAGAAATCTCTCTAGAACTGGAAAAGTTGTCTGACATGTCAGACACACTGAAGTTTTACTTAGAAAATCTGGTTTCTCGCGAGTCCTCCGGGGACGAACTGATCTTGGATCAGAACAAGAAACTCAAAAAGCGCTTTTTGCGGACCGCCTTTAAAGCGTCTTATCTTTGGACCATGCTGCAAAAAGAAGGCTCCTCGGTTGAATCTGACGATGAATTGTTGGACGAGATAATTGAAATTGTTAAATTATCTAATGATCCGGAGAAATTCAAAATTCAAATCGATCCCCTCAAGCCTAACCTTAGTTCCGTTGGCCTTAGCATACTTTACGGAGGCTACGATAAGATGATGAATCCGACGATTTCATGGGCTCTTGATGAAGCAAGAGATTTAATTGAGGAGTACGCGGATTAA
- the rimO gene encoding 30S ribosomal protein S12 methylthiotransferase RimO produces MDTTTRPAPIRPTQPKVGIVSLGCPKALVDSERIITRLRAEGYQIAPDYSGADLVLVNTCGFLDSARDESLEAIGEAIEANGKVIVTGCLGAEPDVIEKAHPKVLAITGPHQYEAVMDAVHTHLTPPHNPHLDLVPEAGLRLTPRHYAYLKISEGCNNRCSFCIIPKLRGDLVSRPIHHVLTEAEQLVKAGVKELLVISQDTSAYGLDVRYKPETWRGTEYETRFLDLAKGLGSLGVWARMHYVYPYPHVDAVIPMMAEGLITPYLDIPFQHASANVLKAMKRPAKQDKVLERIQQWRRDVPELAIRSTFIVGFPGETEEDFEILLDFIREAKIDRAGCFQYENVAHADSRTLPGHVPDEVKEERWHRFMQVQAEVSAARAAAQVGTVQDVIVDGADEEPGIMIARTKADAPDVDAVVYLDNATHLKPGDIVPAKITGADDYDLYATPA; encoded by the coding sequence ATGGACACGACCACCCGCCCCGCCCCGATCCGCCCGACGCAGCCAAAAGTCGGCATCGTCTCGCTTGGCTGCCCGAAAGCGCTCGTGGACTCCGAAAGGATCATCACGCGCCTGCGAGCCGAAGGCTACCAGATCGCCCCGGATTATTCCGGCGCGGACCTCGTTCTGGTGAACACCTGCGGCTTCCTCGACAGCGCCCGGGATGAGAGCCTGGAAGCCATTGGTGAAGCGATCGAAGCGAATGGCAAAGTGATCGTGACGGGGTGTCTCGGTGCCGAACCGGACGTCATCGAAAAGGCACACCCCAAAGTGCTCGCAATCACGGGTCCGCATCAGTACGAAGCCGTGATGGACGCTGTGCATACGCACCTGACGCCGCCACACAATCCGCATCTGGATCTAGTGCCTGAAGCGGGCCTGCGCCTCACACCGCGCCATTACGCCTATCTGAAAATCTCCGAAGGCTGTAACAACCGCTGCAGTTTCTGTATCATTCCGAAGCTCCGCGGGGACCTCGTCTCACGGCCGATCCATCACGTGCTGACAGAGGCAGAACAACTCGTAAAAGCGGGCGTGAAGGAACTGCTGGTCATCAGTCAGGATACGTCCGCTTACGGTCTCGATGTCCGCTACAAGCCGGAAACCTGGCGCGGCACGGAATATGAGACCCGCTTCCTTGATCTGGCGAAGGGCCTCGGAAGTCTCGGCGTGTGGGCGCGGATGCACTACGTCTATCCCTACCCGCACGTCGACGCCGTCATTCCCATGATGGCAGAAGGCCTGATCACGCCCTATCTGGACATTCCGTTCCAGCACGCCTCGGCGAATGTGTTGAAAGCGATGAAGCGTCCGGCAAAACAGGACAAGGTTCTGGAACGCATCCAGCAATGGCGCCGCGATGTACCGGAGTTGGCGATCCGCTCCACTTTCATTGTCGGCTTCCCGGGCGAGACCGAAGAGGACTTCGAAATCCTGCTAGACTTCATCCGCGAAGCGAAGATCGATCGCGCGGGCTGCTTCCAGTACGAGAACGTCGCCCACGCCGACAGCCGCACCCTGCCGGGGCACGTACCTGATGAAGTGAAAGAAGAGCGCTGGCACCGTTTCATGCAGGTCCAGGCCGAAGTCTCAGCCGCCCGAGCGGCAGCACAGGTCGGCACGGTTCAGGACGTGATTGTCGACGGCGCCGATGAAGAACCCGGCATCATGATCGCCCGCACGAAAGCGGATGCGCCGGACGTCGATGCGGTCGTCTATCTCGACAACGCAACCCATCTCAAGCCAGGCGACATCGTGCCGGCGAAGATCACCGGCGCCGACGATTACGACCTTTACGCCACGCCTGCCTGA
- a CDS encoding DJ-1/PfpI family protein: MSQPFTTVFAVYDNMTHLDFTGPHQILCRLPDAQTVIASRDGGDIVAEGNLVIGRTQKLSDVDRCDLLCVPGGVTATQVALDEDFVAEVRRLGKGATYVTSVCTGSLILGAAGLLRGKRAACHWAWRELLTEFGATVDQGRVVRDGNTFTGGGVTAGIDFALTMVAEIAGEAYAKVLTLGYEYAPAPPYPGGRPELAEPETLEAYNRMMAKLMDQRRAEAREAGERMRAQAGVA; the protein is encoded by the coding sequence ATGAGCCAGCCATTCACCACCGTATTTGCCGTCTACGATAACATGACTCATCTGGACTTTACCGGACCACACCAGATCCTGTGCCGACTACCGGATGCTCAGACCGTGATCGCCAGCCGTGATGGTGGAGATATCGTGGCCGAGGGGAACCTCGTCATTGGGCGGACGCAGAAACTTTCCGACGTCGACCGATGCGACCTGCTCTGCGTTCCCGGCGGTGTGACCGCAACGCAAGTCGCCCTTGATGAGGACTTCGTCGCTGAAGTGCGTCGGCTCGGGAAGGGGGCGACATATGTCACCTCGGTCTGCACGGGATCGCTTATTCTTGGGGCTGCCGGTTTGCTGCGGGGCAAGCGTGCGGCCTGCCATTGGGCATGGCGGGAATTGCTTACGGAATTCGGCGCGACCGTAGACCAAGGCCGGGTCGTGCGTGATGGCAATACGTTCACTGGTGGCGGCGTCACGGCAGGGATCGATTTCGCGCTGACCATGGTGGCGGAGATCGCCGGAGAGGCTTACGCCAAGGTGCTCACTCTCGGATATGAATACGCGCCCGCGCCACCCTATCCCGGCGGCCGGCCCGAACTGGCCGAGCCGGAAACACTCGAAGCCTATAACCGCATGATGGCGAAGCTGATGGATCAGCGCCGGGCCGAAGCGCGTGAGGCTGGCGAGCGGATGCGTGCTCAGGCAGGCGTGGCGTAA
- a CDS encoding GlxA family transcriptional regulator, with product MFSAKPAPREIGVLIFEDFQLLDAAGPISVFEMPNRGLAPPPYRLTVYSLEGGPVRASCGVSMHSKQLSPDLQLDTLIVSGGEGTRQAMTDDKILRAIKRLSNNARRTTSVCSGAILLAAAGLLNGRRATTHWRRCADMQRHFPEVSVEPDRIFVQDGKFWTSAGITAGIDLALALVEDDLGEDVARRSARELVVHHRRYGGQSQFSVMQDIERASGRFDSLIDWIRTHLASDLSVDVLANKAGMSPRNFARVFRSETGTTPARFVGKLRLESARHQVETTSHPLRQIAQNTGFGDAERMRTSFVRAYGQPPMVLRRQTRGGVSTLEN from the coding sequence ATGTTTTCCGCCAAACCAGCCCCCCGTGAAATCGGCGTCCTGATCTTCGAGGATTTCCAGCTGCTCGATGCGGCCGGCCCCATATCCGTGTTCGAAATGCCTAATCGCGGCCTAGCCCCGCCACCCTACCGGCTTACGGTCTATTCGCTTGAGGGCGGCCCAGTCCGAGCATCCTGCGGCGTCTCCATGCACTCCAAGCAACTGTCTCCGGACCTGCAGCTGGACACCCTGATCGTGTCTGGCGGCGAAGGCACACGACAAGCGATGACTGATGACAAAATACTAAGGGCAATCAAACGCTTGTCGAACAATGCCAGACGGACAACCTCAGTCTGTTCAGGTGCAATTCTGCTGGCCGCCGCAGGCCTTCTGAACGGGCGCCGCGCGACCACACATTGGCGCCGCTGCGCCGACATGCAGCGGCATTTTCCGGAGGTCTCCGTCGAACCAGACCGGATCTTTGTTCAGGATGGGAAGTTCTGGACGTCCGCTGGAATTACTGCCGGCATCGACCTTGCCCTGGCGCTTGTGGAAGACGACCTCGGCGAAGATGTCGCGCGCCGCTCCGCCCGCGAGCTCGTGGTGCACCATCGCCGCTATGGCGGCCAATCACAGTTCTCCGTGATGCAGGACATTGAGCGCGCCTCGGGCAGGTTCGATTCGCTGATCGACTGGATTCGCACCCATCTGGCCAGTGACCTGAGCGTAGATGTGCTGGCAAACAAAGCGGGCATGAGCCCTCGGAATTTTGCGAGAGTTTTCCGGTCAGAAACCGGAACCACACCGGCGCGATTTGTCGGGAAACTCCGTCTGGAATCAGCCCGGCATCAGGTGGAAACAACATCCCACCCACTCCGTCAGATCGCACAAAATACCGGCTTCGGGGATGCTGAACGGATGCGCACCTCCTTTGTTCGAGCGTACGGCCAGCCGCCCATGGTTTTGCGCAGGCAAACACGTGGTGGAGTCAGCACACTCGAAAATTGA
- a CDS encoding DUF2807 domain-containing protein has product MTRTAICLAALSMLTAPAAFADTQTYPAQSFSSIEAAGPIDVVFEPAATPGIVVEQAEGDFSDVYLDFDGNTLIVSRNSVRDRSGWFNNVSVKVKNDRKIVKVNGKRVPYYIVRVSGPDLTGVVSKNSAKLTATGLDSETFDARASSSGDLILAGAAATAKLHASSSGDIFAEELRAGTLTLHASSSGDIESASYGTGPIRIEASSSGDIELESHGAANFIIDASSSADIELSGACSGIAIEASSSADVDANDLLCGTANISASSSADVSVHATDSVTAQASSGGDIYVSGNPETRDISRSSGGDIDFGS; this is encoded by the coding sequence ATGACCCGCACCGCTATTTGTCTCGCCGCACTCTCAATGCTGACCGCACCGGCTGCGTTTGCAGACACCCAAACCTATCCCGCGCAATCCTTCTCGTCGATTGAAGCGGCCGGCCCGATCGATGTCGTTTTCGAGCCAGCTGCGACACCTGGAATTGTCGTCGAACAGGCGGAAGGCGATTTCAGTGATGTCTATCTCGACTTTGATGGCAATACGTTGATCGTATCCCGCAACAGCGTGCGCGACCGTTCCGGCTGGTTCAACAATGTATCGGTCAAAGTGAAAAACGACCGGAAAATCGTGAAGGTCAACGGCAAGCGAGTGCCCTATTATATCGTTCGAGTGTCCGGTCCGGATCTGACCGGTGTTGTTTCAAAGAACTCGGCCAAACTCACCGCGACGGGTCTGGACAGCGAGACTTTTGACGCGCGTGCTTCGTCCAGCGGGGATCTGATCCTGGCCGGCGCCGCTGCCACAGCCAAACTCCACGCATCCTCCAGCGGCGATATCTTCGCCGAGGAGCTCCGAGCCGGAACGCTGACCCTGCACGCCTCTTCCAGCGGGGACATTGAGTCTGCTTCCTACGGAACCGGGCCGATCCGGATTGAAGCCTCTTCGAGCGGCGACATTGAACTGGAATCCCACGGCGCCGCAAATTTCATTATCGATGCCTCATCCAGCGCCGACATCGAGCTGTCCGGCGCATGCAGCGGCATCGCGATCGAAGCCTCTTCGAGCGCAGACGTCGATGCAAACGACCTGCTTTGTGGCACCGCCAACATCTCTGCGTCCAGCAGCGCAGACGTCAGCGTTCATGCCACCGATAGCGTGACCGCCCAGGCTTCAAGCGGCGGCGACATTTACGTGTCCGGAAACCCGGAAACGCGCGACATCTCCAGGTCGAGCGGTGGCGACATCGATTTCGGCAGCTGA
- a CDS encoding DUF2807 domain-containing protein: MFKPLLISALLLTGAHAALADTATTYDFTGFNELDIAAGVEVNFTTAPDYSIVADFRRGGPDELKIRQEGQRLYISRKMLSGSGDHLRVTLTISAPELNEIEASSGSSLRAEGLTAENFELRVSSGATADLSGTCGTLKLKVSSGGNAEAKSMECLNVSATASSGGAAKVFASQSASSKTSSGGSVDIWGNPPDRSANRSMSGGSTDFH, from the coding sequence ATGTTCAAGCCCCTGCTCATTTCCGCCCTTCTCCTGACGGGCGCGCATGCCGCTTTGGCAGACACCGCCACGACATATGATTTTACCGGCTTCAATGAGCTGGACATTGCCGCTGGCGTTGAGGTCAATTTCACGACTGCGCCCGACTATAGCATCGTCGCTGACTTTCGACGGGGCGGTCCGGACGAACTGAAAATCAGGCAAGAGGGTCAGCGCCTTTACATCTCCCGCAAGATGTTGTCTGGCAGTGGCGATCATCTCCGTGTCACCCTGACCATCAGCGCCCCGGAACTCAACGAAATTGAAGCCAGCTCAGGCTCGTCACTCCGCGCGGAGGGGCTGACGGCCGAGAACTTCGAACTCAGGGTATCCAGCGGCGCCACAGCTGACTTGTCCGGCACTTGTGGCACCCTGAAGCTGAAGGTCAGCTCGGGCGGCAACGCCGAAGCGAAAAGCATGGAATGCCTGAATGTCTCGGCCACTGCGAGCAGTGGTGGCGCCGCGAAGGTATTTGCGTCGCAATCGGCTTCGAGCAAGACGTCAAGCGGTGGCAGCGTCGACATCTGGGGCAATCCGCCTGACCGGTCAGCAAATCGCTCTATGAGTGGCGGAAGCACCGACTTCCACTAG
- a CDS encoding PPK2 family polyphosphate kinase: MRIPSVSDVRNHLIAEPGKAFDLSKRHSGDRSLFEDKSVAKTSLKKDAAVINELKDILYAEKKRSILVVLQGMDTAGKSGTIKSVFAETTPLGMEVKAFKAPSSNELARDYLWRVHNAVPKKGHVGIFDRSHYEDVLVVKVRGFASPDDVERRYDQINAFEKHLSENGVTLIKCMLNVGYEEQGIRLRERLEEEHKYWKFNPADLDDRALWKDFMAAYETAVERCSTDHAPWYVIPADSRTRRNAMIARLVRGALEDMNLSWPGSEYRLEDFDFS; encoded by the coding sequence ATGCGTATTCCCAGTGTTTCCGATGTTCGCAATCACCTGATCGCGGAGCCCGGAAAGGCATTCGATCTCTCCAAGCGCCACAGCGGCGATCGTAGCCTCTTCGAAGACAAGTCCGTTGCGAAAACCAGCCTTAAGAAGGATGCAGCGGTCATCAACGAGCTGAAGGACATCCTCTACGCAGAGAAGAAGCGGTCCATTCTGGTCGTGCTGCAGGGAATGGACACCGCCGGGAAGTCCGGCACCATCAAGTCGGTCTTTGCCGAAACCACGCCGCTTGGAATGGAAGTCAAAGCCTTCAAGGCGCCAAGCTCCAACGAATTGGCCCGGGATTACCTTTGGCGGGTTCACAATGCCGTTCCCAAGAAAGGGCACGTCGGCATCTTCGACCGGTCTCACTATGAAGATGTTCTGGTGGTGAAAGTCCGCGGTTTCGCCAGCCCGGATGATGTCGAACGGCGCTATGATCAGATCAATGCGTTCGAGAAACACCTTTCGGAAAACGGGGTAACACTCATCAAGTGCATGCTGAATGTCGGCTATGAAGAGCAGGGCATCAGGCTACGGGAGCGTCTGGAAGAGGAACACAAATACTGGAAATTCAATCCGGCCGACCTCGACGATCGCGCGCTCTGGAAAGACTTCATGGCAGCCTACGAGACTGCCGTTGAGCGCTGTTCCACAGATCACGCGCCCTGGTACGTTATTCCTGCGGACAGCCGCACCCGGCGCAATGCCATGATCGCCCGGCTGGTGCGCGGAGCGCTTGAGGATATGAACCTTAGCTGGCCGGGCTCAGAGTACCGTCTTGAAGACTTTGATTTCAGCTAG
- the rpsD gene encoding 30S ribosomal protein S4: MSRRHSAKYKIDRRVGENIWGRPKSPVNKRNYKPGQHGQNRRSKTSDFGMQLMAKQKLKGYYGDITEKQFLRVYEEAARLKGNTAENLIGLLESRLDAVVYRAKFVPTIFAARQFVNHGHVLVNGRRCNIGSVRLKPGDVVQIREKSRNMALVLEALGSPERDLPDYVEVDPKAMSATFTRIPELADVPYPVKMEPAQVVEFYSS, from the coding sequence ATGTCACGTCGCCATAGCGCGAAGTACAAGATCGACCGTCGCGTCGGTGAGAACATCTGGGGCCGTCCGAAGTCCCCCGTCAACAAGCGCAACTACAAGCCCGGGCAGCACGGCCAGAACCGTCGCAGCAAGACGTCCGACTTCGGTATGCAGCTCATGGCGAAGCAGAAGCTGAAAGGCTACTACGGGGACATCACCGAGAAACAGTTCCTTCGCGTCTATGAGGAAGCTGCCCGCCTGAAGGGGAACACTGCTGAAAACCTGATCGGCCTGCTGGAATCGCGTCTCGATGCAGTTGTTTACCGCGCCAAGTTCGTTCCGACGATCTTCGCCGCGCGCCAGTTCGTCAATCATGGCCACGTCCTGGTCAACGGCCGTCGCTGCAACATCGGCTCGGTTCGCCTGAAGCCGGGCGACGTTGTGCAGATCCGTGAAAAGTCCCGCAACATGGCGCTCGTGCTTGAAGCACTCGGCAGCCCGGAACGCGACCTGCCAGATTATGTCGAGGTCGACCCGAAAGCCATGAGCGCCACCTTCACCCGCATCCCGGAATTGGCTGATGTGCCGTATCCGGTGAAGATGGAACCGGCTCAGGTGGTCGAATTCTACTCCTCTTAA
- a CDS encoding SDR family oxidoreductase: protein MGLLDGRVAVVTGAGSGIGRAAAEALAKEGAAIFATDIDPEGLGVTASNIAAAGGKVETKQQDVTDEALWDTVMEETEAKLGRPSILVNNAGIAIGGAIPDFSLEDWKTQMSVNVDSVFLGTRAAIRRMQESGGSIINISSVAGLRGAAGLSAYCTSKGAVRLFTKAAAVECGRAGWPIRVNSVHPGIIDTPIWQKSITRLGEGMPIIPDVPAGANALDADTLGAQASPMGRPGRPEEVADLIVYLASDKSSYINGQELVVDGAMTAGS from the coding sequence ATGGGTTTACTGGATGGCCGGGTGGCCGTTGTGACAGGGGCCGGCAGCGGCATCGGCCGTGCGGCTGCAGAAGCGCTCGCAAAAGAAGGGGCAGCCATTTTTGCCACCGATATTGACCCGGAGGGTCTGGGGGTTACGGCAAGCAACATTGCGGCTGCTGGAGGAAAGGTCGAGACAAAACAACAGGATGTCACCGACGAAGCGCTTTGGGACACCGTGATGGAGGAAACTGAAGCCAAACTCGGCAGGCCGTCCATTCTCGTCAACAATGCCGGCATTGCCATTGGAGGCGCCATTCCTGACTTCTCGCTTGAGGACTGGAAAACGCAGATGTCGGTGAACGTGGACAGTGTCTTCCTCGGCACGCGAGCCGCTATCCGTAGAATGCAGGAAAGCGGAGGCTCCATCATTAACATCTCGTCGGTCGCCGGGTTGCGCGGGGCAGCCGGCCTTAGCGCTTACTGCACTTCCAAAGGCGCCGTCCGCCTTTTCACCAAGGCAGCCGCTGTCGAGTGTGGCCGCGCGGGCTGGCCAATCCGCGTGAATTCCGTGCATCCTGGTATCATCGATACGCCAATCTGGCAGAAATCGATCACCCGCCTCGGTGAAGGCATGCCCATTATTCCGGACGTTCCGGCCGGCGCAAATGCGCTGGATGCAGACACGCTGGGTGCGCAGGCGTCTCCGATGGGACGTCCTGGACGACCGGAGGAGGTTGCGGACCTGATCGTTTATCTCGCATCGGACAAGTCCAGCTATATCAACGGGCAGGAACTGGTCGTTGATGGCGCCATGACCGCAGGTAGCTAA
- a CDS encoding PfaD family polyunsaturated fatty acid/polyketide biosynthesis protein, giving the protein MNVCTTIIENPRLPVSLVLSENEVRVGVAKQSVSPEATVLPPIYPEWLGDRAFSATHGARFNYVVGEMARGITTPFMVVEAVRAGCVGFYGSAGLPLEEIERGIREIKAGLSEHQISWGANLIHTPQQPGYEASVVDLFLREGVRRVSASAYMRLSPEIVRYTALGLERDAQGKICRSNHVFAKVSRAEVAEQFLAPAPEKILKDLVNSGAITKAQAELAALVPVAAEITAEADSGGHTDRRSAAPLFSSICAARDRVAAQTGIDPDAVRIGLAGGIATPHAVAAAFAMGAAYVLTGSINQAAVESGLSLPGRQMLAKAGPADVAMAPAADMFEQGIEVQVLKRGTLFAMRGKKFHQLYRSGASFESLEAKDQAWIEDVLGEPFDAAWAETREYIRRVNPKEADKAENDGNKRLALVARRYLFSGAQLAREGDPARVTDYQIWCGPAQGAFNEWVAGSFLEDIANRTVQQIAWNLMEGATRITRASQLRALGAAVPPTAFNYAPQQFLETEPV; this is encoded by the coding sequence ATGAACGTGTGCACCACGATCATTGAAAACCCGCGCCTCCCGGTCAGCCTGGTGCTGTCCGAGAATGAGGTGAGAGTCGGCGTTGCAAAACAGAGCGTTTCTCCGGAAGCGACGGTTTTACCCCCGATTTATCCGGAATGGCTCGGTGACCGGGCTTTCTCAGCCACCCATGGCGCTCGTTTCAATTATGTCGTTGGTGAGATGGCGCGCGGCATCACGACTCCATTTATGGTTGTCGAGGCAGTTCGAGCTGGCTGCGTCGGCTTCTATGGGAGCGCGGGGCTGCCGCTCGAAGAGATCGAACGCGGAATCCGTGAGATCAAAGCCGGGCTTTCGGAACATCAGATCAGCTGGGGCGCCAACCTGATCCATACGCCCCAACAACCCGGGTACGAGGCGAGCGTTGTCGACCTGTTCCTGCGCGAAGGGGTCCGCAGGGTATCTGCTTCCGCCTATATGCGCCTTTCCCCGGAAATTGTGCGCTACACTGCGCTGGGGCTCGAGCGCGATGCACAAGGCAAGATCTGCCGATCCAATCATGTCTTCGCCAAGGTTTCACGCGCGGAAGTCGCCGAACAGTTTCTGGCGCCGGCGCCGGAGAAGATTCTGAAAGACCTCGTCAATTCCGGAGCCATCACCAAAGCGCAGGCGGAATTGGCCGCTCTCGTCCCCGTTGCAGCCGAGATCACCGCTGAAGCCGACAGCGGTGGGCACACCGACCGGCGATCAGCCGCCCCGCTCTTTTCTTCCATTTGCGCCGCCCGCGACCGTGTGGCCGCACAGACAGGTATCGATCCTGATGCTGTCAGGATCGGACTGGCCGGAGGAATTGCCACCCCACACGCCGTTGCTGCCGCTTTCGCAATGGGGGCCGCATACGTCCTGACCGGATCGATCAACCAGGCCGCCGTTGAATCCGGTCTTTCTCTGCCAGGCCGACAAATGCTGGCGAAAGCCGGACCGGCGGACGTTGCCATGGCGCCTGCCGCCGACATGTTCGAGCAAGGCATTGAAGTGCAAGTTCTGAAACGCGGCACGCTCTTCGCAATGCGCGGAAAGAAGTTCCATCAGCTCTACAGATCGGGCGCTTCATTCGAATCGCTTGAGGCAAAAGACCAGGCATGGATCGAAGATGTACTCGGCGAGCCATTTGATGCTGCATGGGCTGAAACACGCGAATATATCAGACGGGTTAATCCGAAAGAGGCCGACAAGGCTGAAAATGACGGCAACAAACGCCTGGCTCTGGTCGCACGCCGCTACCTGTTCTCTGGAGCTCAGCTGGCCCGCGAAGGTGACCCAGCACGGGTGACTGATTATCAGATCTGGTGCGGTCCGGCCCAGGGCGCCTTCAATGAGTGGGTCGCAGGTTCGTTCCTGGAAGATATTGCCAATCGCACGGTTCAGCAGATTGCCTGGAACCTGATGGAAGGCGCTACGCGGATCACGCGTGCGTCCCAGTTGAGAGCGCTGGGCGCGGCGGTTCCACCAACTGCCTTCAATTACGCCCCGCAACAGTTTTTAGAAACGGAACCTGTGTAA